A section of the Roseovarius sp. W115 genome encodes:
- a CDS encoding Hint domain-containing protein encodes MPIWYGYQNAIFGTQSTVNGSAFNYNFGPPNGGTWSWTGATTNFAVRENDGATLFNGDSTNEQVSANEQIGGVWEQVTEVDGTFRQVIWDYTFEVTAADGTVFRVAVIDVDLNNDDDLNDVVGGDAEDGYYLVFPDGVPPAGQDYTIGNIVENDAFTAHLGLGADIVCYAAGTLIDTPTGPRPVEILRTNDFVQTTDHGPQPIRWTGSVRVPALGRLAPVVIQAGVLDNERDLVISPQHRVLLNDWRVELLFGTENAFVRAVDLVDGDQVYRRSGGFVEYHHFLLDRHEVVFAEGIASESLLPGECAQSALGVKAVSEIEGALSNLGQSLATYGPAARRTLKSFEAELLMQRRKSGLAPQATHVSQIPAYA; translated from the coding sequence ATGCCCATTTGGTACGGGTATCAAAACGCTATCTTTGGTACGCAGAGCACGGTCAACGGCTCTGCGTTCAACTATAATTTTGGCCCACCCAATGGCGGCACCTGGAGTTGGACAGGTGCAACCACCAACTTCGCCGTCAGGGAAAATGACGGAGCCACGCTTTTCAACGGCGATTCAACCAACGAACAAGTTTCTGCCAACGAACAGATCGGTGGTGTCTGGGAACAGGTCACCGAAGTTGATGGCACGTTTCGACAGGTTATCTGGGACTACACCTTCGAAGTCACTGCCGCAGACGGCACAGTGTTTCGCGTTGCAGTCATCGATGTTGATCTCAATAACGATGATGACCTGAATGATGTCGTGGGTGGTGATGCCGAGGACGGCTACTACCTGGTTTTCCCCGACGGAGTACCGCCCGCAGGCCAAGATTACACGATTGGCAACATCGTCGAAAACGATGCCTTTACGGCGCATCTTGGACTGGGTGCAGACATTGTATGCTACGCCGCTGGCACACTGATCGACACGCCGACTGGGCCACGTCCTGTCGAAATTTTGAGAACCAACGACTTTGTGCAAACCACAGACCACGGACCACAACCAATCCGCTGGACCGGGAGCGTACGTGTTCCCGCTTTGGGTCGGCTGGCTCCAGTTGTCATTCAGGCCGGAGTTTTGGATAACGAAAGAGACCTCGTCATCTCACCGCAGCACCGGGTTTTGTTGAACGATTGGCGCGTTGAATTGCTCTTTGGCACCGAGAATGCCTTCGTACGAGCGGTCGACCTTGTCGATGGCGATCAGGTGTATCGCAGGAGTGGCGGCTTTGTAGAATACCACCATTTCCTGCTAGATCGGCATGAGGTTGTGTTTGCCGAGGGCATCGCAAGCGAAAGCCTCCTGCCCGGTGAATGCGCCCAATCGGCGTTAGGAGTCAAAGCCGTGTCAGAGATCGAAGGCGCCCTTTCGAACCTCGGCCAAAGTCTGGCAACCTACGGCCCAGCCGCACGCCGGACACTTAAAAGCTTTGAAGCAGAATTGCTGATGCAAAGGCGAAAATCCGGACTTGCCCCACAGGCAACCCACGTCTCACAAATCCCAGCATATGCTTAA
- a CDS encoding LysR family transcriptional regulator, whose translation MNSTGLPPLTWLRAFEAAARHLSFTLASQELNLTQSAISQHVRSLEAFLGRELFIRRTRALQLTEAGANYLPTVREAFDLLARGTRSFTGGDPGQTLLVQCNMAFSVFWLAPRLPRLYAQHPWLTLNISTAIWDPERSAHDAPVEIRFGRPGDMSQTARPLPANTMYPVCIPQYQNGAFDLKTARLFDCSGMMGNWEYWSTATNTPFDQSNTVNLASTYVIAMQAALHGAGICMSHDAIAADLVEAGQLVRPFEGAAKLPEGYFLLSPASHDETPASRAFVSWLDREITAMHGNHPRTGTPFEK comes from the coding sequence ATGAACAGCACCGGCCTGCCCCCGCTCACATGGCTGCGCGCCTTTGAGGCCGCCGCACGACATTTGTCCTTCACCCTGGCCTCGCAAGAGTTGAACCTGACCCAGTCCGCCATAAGCCAGCATGTCCGAAGCCTTGAGGCGTTTCTGGGACGGGAGCTCTTCATTCGCCGCACCCGTGCTTTGCAACTCACCGAAGCAGGGGCCAACTACCTGCCCACCGTCCGAGAGGCGTTTGACCTGCTCGCACGTGGCACCCGCTCTTTTACAGGTGGTGATCCCGGTCAGACCCTTCTTGTGCAGTGCAATATGGCATTTTCTGTCTTCTGGCTTGCCCCCCGCCTACCGCGCCTCTATGCGCAGCACCCTTGGCTGACGCTCAATATCTCGACTGCCATCTGGGATCCGGAACGTTCGGCCCACGATGCACCGGTTGAAATCCGCTTTGGCCGCCCCGGTGATATGTCACAAACGGCACGTCCCCTACCCGCCAACACCATGTACCCGGTTTGCATCCCGCAATATCAGAACGGCGCGTTTGATCTGAAGACAGCCCGGCTATTTGATTGTTCCGGCATGATGGGGAACTGGGAATACTGGAGCACAGCCACAAACACACCGTTTGACCAGAGCAACACAGTCAACTTGGCATCCACCTATGTGATCGCCATGCAAGCCGCCCTACACGGCGCAGGTATCTGCATGAGCCATGACGCCATAGCTGCGGATCTCGTTGAGGCCGGGCAATTGGTCCGCCCATTTGAAGGAGCGGCAAAACTTCCAGAAGGCTACTTCTTACTCTCTCCGGCAAGCCACGACGAAACCCCCGCCAGCCGCGCCTTTGTGTCTTGGCTAGACCGGGAAATCACTGCAATGCACGGCAACCATCCGCGCACAGGTACTCCATTCGAAAAATAG
- a CDS encoding sterol desaturase family protein — protein sequence MTDAAHDPEADRWNHRPDDLVTLNPVFSWPPNPRAVLRWYSGAWLQITALTVCFAITVFVYVLFLPPLEAMQSFAFGWMFTIWLINMVPQTLVAGGLHWWLYIRRGQDMKTKFDRRDLTRNNGTFTFNNQVLDNIWWTLGSAMTVATVYQWVIFWAMANGFAPTITFASAPVWFVAWMFFIPMWSGLHFYWVHRLEHHPKLYKHVHAVHHRNVNVGPWSGISNHWFENMMYFTTYFVHLVVASHPLHVLFHVYFQQISPVLSHSGFEKLIPKDQPAARAGDFFHQLHHRYFECNYGTSEIPFDRWFGTYHDGTADATERTRAYKKQMYTR from the coding sequence ATGACAGATGCAGCACATGACCCTGAGGCCGATCGCTGGAATCATCGGCCGGATGATCTTGTCACGCTGAACCCGGTGTTCAGCTGGCCGCCCAATCCCCGCGCGGTTTTGCGTTGGTATTCGGGCGCGTGGCTTCAGATCACCGCCCTGACGGTCTGTTTTGCCATTACAGTGTTTGTCTATGTTCTCTTCCTGCCGCCCCTGGAGGCGATGCAAAGTTTTGCGTTTGGCTGGATGTTTACGATCTGGCTGATCAACATGGTGCCTCAGACGCTGGTAGCAGGAGGCCTGCATTGGTGGCTCTACATTCGGCGCGGGCAGGATATGAAGACCAAGTTCGACCGCCGGGACCTGACGCGCAACAACGGCACGTTCACATTCAACAATCAGGTGCTGGACAACATCTGGTGGACGCTGGGCAGTGCGATGACTGTGGCGACGGTCTATCAGTGGGTCATCTTCTGGGCGATGGCCAATGGTTTTGCGCCGACGATCACATTCGCCAGCGCGCCTGTGTGGTTCGTGGCCTGGATGTTCTTCATCCCGATGTGGTCAGGCCTGCATTTCTACTGGGTGCATAGGCTGGAGCATCATCCAAAGCTCTACAAACATGTCCACGCGGTACATCACCGGAATGTCAATGTCGGTCCGTGGTCGGGGATCTCGAACCATTGGTTTGAGAATATGATGTATTTTACGACTTATTTCGTTCACCTGGTCGTGGCCTCGCACCCATTGCACGTGTTGTTTCACGTTTATTTCCAGCAGATTAGCCCGGTTTTGTCGCATTCCGGATTTGAAAAGCTGATCCCGAAAGACCAGCCAGCAGCGCGGGCCGGGGATTTCTTTCATCAGCTGCATCACCGGTATTTCGAGTGCAACTACGGCACCTCCGAGATCCCGTTTGATCGGTGGTTCGGCACGTATCACGATGGCACGGCTGACGCGACCGAGCGCACGCGGGCCTATAAAAAGCAGATGTACACGCGGTAG
- a CDS encoding YqgE/AlgH family protein, which translates to MDLTGKLLIAMPAMSDPRFAQSVVFMCAYSGEGAMGLIVNKPADGLSLHALLDQLDISHEDESTDLPVHFGGPVENGRGFVLHDGAHHSSISTLEVNDAFGMTATLDILEDIASGQGPKQSLVALGYAGWGPGQLEAEISQNAWLTVEADPDLVFGPQDDCKWEAALNKLGVSSVTLSSEAGHA; encoded by the coding sequence ATTGATCTGACCGGAAAACTGCTGATCGCCATGCCCGCCATGAGCGACCCCAGATTTGCGCAATCCGTGGTCTTCATGTGCGCTTATTCTGGCGAAGGAGCCATGGGCCTTATTGTCAACAAACCTGCAGACGGGCTGAGCCTTCATGCATTGCTGGACCAATTGGACATTTCGCACGAAGACGAATCGACAGACCTGCCAGTCCATTTCGGTGGCCCGGTCGAAAATGGCCGGGGCTTTGTTTTACATGATGGCGCGCATCATTCTTCCATATCAACGCTGGAAGTGAACGACGCCTTTGGCATGACCGCGACACTTGATATCCTGGAGGATATCGCCAGCGGCCAGGGCCCAAAACAGAGCCTTGTGGCGCTGGGTTATGCCGGTTGGGGACCGGGGCAACTTGAGGCGGAAATCTCCCAAAACGCTTGGCTGACCGTCGAGGCGGACCCGGATTTGGTTTTTGGGCCACAAGACGACTGCAAGTGGGAAGCGGCCCTTAACAAGCTTGGCGTCAGCTCAGTCACGCTCTCATCCGAAGCCGGCCACGCCTAA
- a CDS encoding protein-disulfide reductase DsbD domain-containing protein: protein MSYPMKMIPTFLAAAGLAILGSLSEAQSFDVDDVVKAHVIPGWRGSDGRHVAALHLELGDGWKTYWRAPGDAGIPPRFNWAGSRNVSEVKVDWPMPKQIPQGRYMTIGYDSSVTLPLHVAPKAAGQAMQLKGEIELGVCREVCIPVKVSVAQDLPNAKGKRDPAIVASLAARPYSASEAGVSHVACRMSPMEGGLKLSAVITMPKLGAREVTVFEVGDPKIWVAPSKSERQGSKIVAQTEMQHVSGRSFALKRPDVRITVLGQGRAVEIQGCPAG from the coding sequence ATGTCGTACCCTATGAAAATGATTCCGACTTTCCTGGCAGCGGCTGGTCTGGCCATATTGGGCTCGCTCTCAGAGGCGCAGTCCTTTGACGTGGACGACGTTGTGAAAGCACACGTGATCCCCGGTTGGCGGGGATCGGATGGTCGCCATGTTGCGGCGCTGCACCTTGAGTTGGGTGACGGGTGGAAAACCTATTGGCGCGCGCCGGGGGATGCAGGCATTCCACCACGGTTCAATTGGGCTGGCTCGCGTAACGTGTCGGAGGTCAAAGTGGACTGGCCGATGCCCAAGCAAATTCCGCAAGGGCGCTACATGACCATTGGCTATGACAGCTCGGTCACGTTACCGCTGCATGTCGCGCCCAAAGCGGCGGGACAGGCCATGCAGTTGAAGGGCGAGATTGAGCTGGGCGTGTGTCGCGAGGTGTGTATCCCGGTCAAGGTGTCCGTGGCACAGGATTTGCCGAACGCTAAGGGCAAACGTGATCCTGCAATTGTCGCCTCACTGGCCGCGCGGCCATATTCGGCCTCCGAGGCGGGTGTCTCACATGTGGCGTGCCGCATGTCTCCAATGGAGGGTGGCCTGAAACTTTCTGCGGTGATCACGATGCCAAAGCTGGGCGCGCGCGAGGTAACAGTGTTTGAGGTTGGGGACCCCAAGATCTGGGTGGCTCCAAGCAAATCAGAGCGTCAAGGCAGCAAAATCGTGGCTCAAACAGAGATGCAGCATGTGTCGGGGCGCTCCTTTGCTCTGAAACGCCCGGATGTCCGCATCACGGTTCTGGGTCAGGGGCGTGCTGTGGAAATTCAGGGCTGTCCTGCGGGCTGA
- a CDS encoding efflux RND transporter permease subunit produces MRDLPDRAGGVISYFTRHRTAANLLMVLLIILGLAAAPRMKAQFFPDVIIDNVTVSVIWDRASAEDMDSAVVQLLEPTLLAVEGVIESAATSTEENASIVLEFEPGWDMSRAAADVESAVDTITDLPEDAEEPTVTRGVWRDRVTDVVISGPVDVTQIGQYADELVLRLYDEGVTRTTIRGIADPRTIVEIPTTNLLAFDITMAEIAEAIDQEVEADPAGDVSGGDTRIRVGVEKRDVRDIEDIVLRSNLDGTKLRIGDVASVRSKGIDRVRSYFVDEKPAISVRVDRSAEGDAIAVQAQVEEIAQTMQSTLPEGVEVFLIRTRSEAISARLQTLLDNGLTGLALVIGLLFLFLNARTAFWVAAGIPVAMLTTIALMYLGGLTINMVSLFALIITLGIVVDDAIVVGEHADARVRKLGETPVQAAERAARRMALPVFCATLTTLIAFFGLVAIGGQFGNLIYAIPFTVIAVLIASLIECFLILPNHMAHALTQSERERWYDWPSRMVNRGFTWVRETLFRPLMALVIKARYPVFAFIVVLLAAQAALFIKGDVQWRFFNAPERGSVTGNFMMAPGATRNDTLEMMRELQRATEELGQEYETRYGANPIDFVLAEIGGNAGFGLAGADTKEPDQLGGISIELIDPDLRPYSSFAFVGELQERVNRHPLVEELSFRGWRAGPGGDALDVEFFGASAGTLKAASEALKEALLRFPEVSAVQDNLAFDKQELVLELTAQGQALGFTTDTMGRVVRHRLSGIEAATYPLGPRSAEIRVELPEDEISADFLEAMQIRAPSGAYVPLADIVSVQQSIGFSTIRRENGIRLVNVTGDIAEDDPARAQAVTDALREEVLPDIASTYQVEWRLGGLSEQENEFLQDTRVGLILTLAGIYLVLAWVFASWTRPIVVMAVIPFGLVGAIWGHAYWDIPFSLFSVIGLLGMIGIIINDSIVLVTTIDDYRRDRAIVPAIIEGAADRLRPVLLTTLTTVLGLTPLLFEQSTQAQFIKPAVITLVYGLGFGMVLVLILVPAIMAIQNDVHHYTRSLRRGLQTRQGGLQITLGAGVVLSFTWMALTLGWTAVEGRLPGFLSAIAPNASDSAQMPIALAVFVIGLSVLIVLCYLITALLRHRAQPAGQP; encoded by the coding sequence ATGCGCGACTTGCCCGACCGCGCAGGCGGCGTGATTTCGTATTTCACCCGTCATCGTACCGCCGCCAATTTATTGATGGTGCTGCTGATCATCCTGGGGCTTGCTGCGGCCCCCCGGATGAAGGCGCAGTTCTTTCCGGATGTGATCATCGACAATGTCACAGTATCCGTGATCTGGGACCGCGCCAGCGCCGAGGACATGGACAGCGCCGTGGTCCAGCTTCTCGAACCCACGCTATTGGCCGTGGAAGGCGTCATTGAAAGCGCGGCCACAAGTACCGAGGAAAACGCCAGTATTGTCCTGGAATTCGAACCCGGTTGGGACATGTCTCGCGCTGCTGCCGACGTGGAAAGCGCGGTTGATACCATCACCGACCTGCCCGAGGATGCCGAAGAGCCAACGGTGACACGCGGTGTCTGGCGCGACCGGGTGACCGATGTGGTCATTTCCGGCCCTGTCGACGTCACACAAATTGGGCAATACGCCGACGAACTTGTCCTGCGGCTCTATGATGAAGGCGTCACCCGCACTACAATTCGCGGTATCGCCGACCCACGCACCATCGTCGAAATACCCACCACGAATCTTCTGGCTTTTGACATCACCATGGCCGAAATCGCCGAGGCCATTGATCAGGAGGTCGAGGCAGACCCCGCCGGAGATGTCAGCGGCGGCGACACGCGCATTCGGGTGGGCGTTGAAAAACGTGATGTGCGGGATATCGAGGACATTGTCCTGCGCTCCAACCTCGATGGCACCAAGCTCAGGATTGGAGATGTCGCCTCTGTGCGCAGTAAAGGCATTGACCGCGTTCGCTCTTATTTTGTTGATGAAAAACCCGCCATTTCCGTGCGCGTAGATCGCTCCGCCGAAGGGGATGCCATCGCCGTCCAGGCGCAGGTTGAAGAGATTGCACAGACGATGCAATCCACTCTGCCAGAAGGTGTCGAGGTTTTTCTGATCCGCACAAGATCCGAGGCTATTTCCGCCCGCCTGCAAACGCTTCTCGACAACGGTCTGACAGGTCTGGCTCTGGTCATCGGGCTCCTGTTCCTTTTTCTCAACGCCCGCACAGCGTTTTGGGTCGCGGCAGGTATCCCCGTGGCAATGCTGACGACGATTGCGTTGATGTATCTAGGGGGTCTGACCATCAACATGGTCTCGCTTTTTGCGCTTATCATCACGCTTGGCATTGTTGTGGATGATGCCATCGTCGTCGGCGAACACGCCGACGCGCGTGTGCGAAAACTTGGTGAGACCCCCGTGCAGGCCGCGGAACGTGCTGCACGCCGCATGGCACTTCCGGTGTTTTGCGCCACACTGACCACATTGATCGCTTTTTTCGGCCTCGTGGCCATCGGCGGACAGTTTGGCAACCTCATCTACGCCATCCCCTTCACGGTCATCGCCGTTCTCATCGCATCGCTGATCGAGTGCTTTCTCATCCTGCCCAACCATATGGCCCATGCGCTGACCCAATCAGAGCGCGAGCGCTGGTACGACTGGCCCAGCCGCATGGTCAATCGAGGCTTTACGTGGGTGCGTGAGACGCTGTTCCGCCCGCTCATGGCGCTTGTGATCAAGGCGCGCTATCCAGTCTTTGCTTTCATCGTCGTGCTGCTGGCCGCACAAGCCGCCCTTTTCATCAAAGGCGATGTGCAATGGCGGTTCTTCAACGCCCCTGAACGCGGCAGTGTCACCGGTAATTTCATGATGGCACCCGGTGCCACGCGCAACGACACGCTTGAGATGATGCGTGAATTGCAACGCGCCACCGAGGAACTGGGCCAAGAGTATGAGACCCGCTACGGCGCCAATCCGATTGATTTCGTTCTGGCCGAGATCGGTGGCAATGCCGGTTTTGGCCTCGCTGGGGCCGACACGAAAGAGCCGGACCAATTGGGCGGCATTTCGATTGAACTTATAGACCCCGATCTGCGCCCCTATTCCAGCTTTGCCTTCGTCGGTGAACTACAGGAACGCGTCAATCGCCACCCGCTTGTCGAAGAGCTGAGTTTTCGAGGCTGGCGCGCGGGCCCCGGGGGTGACGCACTTGATGTCGAGTTCTTTGGTGCGTCTGCCGGCACTTTAAAGGCCGCTTCCGAGGCTCTGAAAGAGGCGCTCCTGCGCTTCCCCGAGGTTTCGGCTGTGCAGGACAACCTTGCCTTTGACAAGCAAGAGCTTGTTCTGGAACTCACGGCACAGGGCCAAGCGCTTGGGTTCACAACAGACACGATGGGGCGCGTTGTTCGCCATCGCTTGAGTGGCATTGAGGCCGCCACCTATCCGCTTGGTCCGCGCAGCGCGGAAATACGCGTAGAACTGCCCGAAGATGAAATCTCAGCCGATTTCCTGGAAGCCATGCAGATCCGCGCACCTTCGGGCGCATATGTCCCTCTGGCCGATATTGTCAGCGTCCAGCAAAGCATCGGCTTTTCCACCATTCGCCGCGAAAACGGCATCCGTCTGGTCAATGTCACCGGCGATATCGCCGAAGATGACCCGGCACGCGCTCAGGCTGTCACGGATGCGCTCAGGGAAGAAGTCCTGCCAGATATCGCGAGCACCTATCAGGTCGAATGGCGTCTGGGTGGACTGTCAGAGCAGGAAAACGAATTCCTGCAAGACACCCGCGTGGGCCTGATCCTGACATTGGCAGGGATCTACCTCGTACTGGCATGGGTCTTTGCCAGTTGGACGCGACCTATCGTCGTCATGGCGGTGATCCCCTTTGGCCTTGTTGGCGCGATATGGGGCCATGCCTACTGGGACATCCCCTTCAGCCTCTTCAGCGTGATCGGCCTTTTGGGCATGATCGGCATCATCATCAACGATTCCATCGTTCTGGTGACCACCATTGATGACTACCGTCGCGACCGCGCCATCGTACCGGCCATCATTGAAGGCGCTGCCGACCGATTGCGACCGGTTCTTTTGACCACACTCACAACGGTACTGGGTCTTACGCCGCTGCTTTTTGAACAATCCACCCAAGCGCAATTCATCAAGCCTGCGGTGATCACGCTGGTCTACGGGCTGGGCTTTGGCATGGTTCTTGTCCTGATCCTGGTGCCTGCGATCATGGCCATCCAGAATGATGTGCATCACTACACACGGTCCCTGCGGCGTGGTCTGCAAACCCGTCAGGGTGGGTTGCAAATCACATTGGGCGCAGGAGTGGTTCTGTCATTCACATGGATGGCGCTGACGCTCGGCTGGACAGCGGTCGAGGGACGTTTGCCGGGATTTCTGTCGGCCATCGCACCCAACGCAAGCGACAGCGCTCAGATGCCAATCGCCTTAGCCGTCTTCGTGATTGGTCTCAGTGTATTGATTGTTTTGTGCTACTTAATCACAGCTCTGCTGCGTCACCGCGCTCAGCCCGCAGGACAGCCCTGA
- a CDS encoding efflux RND transporter periplasmic adaptor subunit: protein MRFLRTSLTGLFLLSLTLGLFVYAGQIVYSAIQERIAAEAPSAPRSERVFVVNTVEGRLATETPTLVAFGEVISRRTLEIRARTGGTLVELALDFEDGGRVEEGQLLARIDPADAQFALDRAQSDVTDAEAEEREAERGLFLAQDDLNAARAQAKLRDKALTRQLDLQERGVGTTATVEQAELEMAQADQTVLSRRQALAVAEARVDQAQTQLARSRIALAEAKKRFEDTRIVAGFSGTLGDVSVVEGRFVSANEKLADLVDSARLDVAFRLSTSQHTRLLDATGRITQTPITARLDVFGVEIESTGRITRDSGSVEDGQTGRLVFAQLDSAVGFKPGDFVTVEITEPPLENVVRLPATALGADGRVLIVGAEDRLETRVVTLLRRQGNEVLVRGNGLEGQRIVAQRTPLLGPGLKVRVIEPLADENEQATASFLEISDEHRARLQNFVQSNTDMPEAVKQRLQEQLTQPRVPARVVERLERRMGG, encoded by the coding sequence ATGCGGTTCTTACGCACCAGCCTGACCGGACTGTTCCTGTTGTCTCTGACATTGGGCCTGTTCGTCTATGCCGGGCAGATCGTGTATTCCGCCATTCAGGAACGCATCGCCGCTGAGGCGCCTAGCGCACCACGCAGTGAACGGGTCTTTGTTGTAAACACGGTCGAGGGGAGACTGGCCACCGAAACGCCAACACTAGTGGCTTTTGGTGAAGTGATCAGCCGGCGCACGCTGGAAATCCGTGCACGGACGGGCGGCACACTGGTCGAGCTGGCCCTGGATTTCGAAGACGGCGGGCGTGTTGAGGAAGGCCAGCTTCTGGCGCGGATTGATCCGGCAGACGCGCAATTTGCTCTGGATCGGGCACAAAGCGATGTCACCGATGCCGAAGCCGAAGAGCGCGAAGCAGAGCGCGGGCTGTTCCTTGCACAGGATGATCTGAATGCCGCCCGCGCGCAGGCCAAACTGCGCGACAAAGCTTTGACCCGCCAGTTGGACCTGCAAGAGCGGGGCGTTGGCACGACCGCAACGGTGGAACAGGCAGAACTGGAAATGGCGCAAGCCGATCAGACGGTTCTGTCGCGCCGACAAGCCCTTGCTGTGGCCGAGGCGCGCGTGGATCAGGCTCAAACACAACTCGCCCGGTCTCGGATCGCCTTGGCAGAAGCCAAAAAGCGGTTCGAGGACACACGCATCGTCGCAGGGTTTTCCGGCACGCTGGGAGATGTCTCAGTTGTCGAGGGCCGGTTTGTCTCAGCGAACGAAAAGCTGGCCGATCTTGTTGACAGCGCGCGTCTGGACGTGGCGTTTCGGCTGTCCACTTCGCAGCATACGCGCCTGTTGGACGCAACCGGTCGCATTACCCAAACGCCGATTACAGCGCGTCTTGACGTGTTTGGTGTTGAAATCGAAAGCACCGGACGCATCACACGTGACAGCGGATCGGTCGAAGACGGGCAAACCGGTCGCCTGGTCTTTGCTCAGTTAGACAGCGCTGTTGGCTTTAAACCTGGCGATTTTGTCACTGTGGAAATCACCGAACCACCGCTGGAGAACGTCGTGCGCCTGCCCGCAACAGCACTTGGGGCAGACGGGCGGGTGCTGATTGTCGGGGCAGAAGACCGACTTGAGACGCGTGTCGTGACACTGCTACGCCGCCAGGGCAATGAAGTTCTCGTACGCGGCAACGGGCTGGAAGGGCAAAGAATTGTGGCCCAGCGCACGCCTCTTCTTGGTCCAGGTCTAAAGGTCCGAGTCATTGAACCCCTCGCAGATGAGAACGAGCAAGCCACTGCAAGTTTCTTGGAGATAAGTGACGAACATCGCGCGCGGCTTCAAAACTTCGTTCAATCCAATACCGACATGCCCGAGGCCGTCAAACAGCGACTGCAAGAACAGCTGACCCAACCCCGTGTGCCTGCACGTGTGGTCGAACGGCTTGAACGCCGGATGGGCGGCTAG
- the moaB gene encoding molybdenum cofactor biosynthesis protein B: MSQNTDTKDFIQVRIALLTVSDTRDSSQDKSGDVLAERITAAGHHLAERRIVKDERDQIAAQLRTWIEDETVDVVLSTGGTGLTGRDVTVEAHRDVYEKEIDAFGTVFTIVSMQKIGTSAVQSRATGGVAGGTYLFALPGSPGACKDAWDEILQYQFDYRHRPCNFVEIMPRLDEHLRRK, from the coding sequence ATGTCCCAAAACACCGACACCAAGGACTTCATCCAGGTCCGCATTGCCCTTTTGACCGTCTCCGACACGCGCGATTCCTCACAGGACAAATCCGGCGATGTGCTGGCAGAGCGGATCACCGCTGCCGGGCATCACCTCGCGGAACGGCGGATCGTGAAAGATGAACGCGACCAGATTGCCGCGCAACTACGCACCTGGATCGAGGATGAAACCGTGGATGTCGTGCTCTCGACAGGTGGCACCGGCCTGACGGGTCGCGATGTGACCGTTGAGGCCCACAGAGATGTCTATGAAAAGGAAATCGACGCATTCGGCACGGTCTTTACCATCGTTTCCATGCAAAAAATTGGCACCAGCGCCGTGCAATCCCGCGCCACAGGCGGTGTTGCGGGCGGTACATATCTTTTTGCCCTGCCCGGAAGCCCCGGTGCCTGCAAGGACGCATGGGATGAAATCCTGCAATATCAGTTTGATTACCGCCACCGGCCCTGCAATTTCGTGGAAATCATGCCTCGATTGGACGAACATTTGCGTCGGAAATAA
- a CDS encoding metallophosphoesterase family protein gives MKIMAFSDLHMARNRATELVEASAKADLVIGAGDFCNHRKGLNEAMDMLSDMAAPMILVPGNAESVEELRAAAPVTAEVLHGTEYTVDGVTFFGLGYGVPPTPFGDWSCDLSEAAAGVLLDACDAADVFILHSPPKGVADLTSAGMSVGSTAIRDAITRVQPKLAVCGHIHDSWGQTGQIGATRIVNLGPRPNWFDI, from the coding sequence ATGAAGATTATGGCCTTCTCTGATTTGCACATGGCCCGCAACAGAGCCACAGAGTTGGTTGAGGCCAGCGCGAAGGCTGATCTGGTGATTGGCGCAGGTGATTTTTGCAATCATCGCAAAGGCTTGAATGAGGCAATGGACATGCTCAGCGACATGGCTGCCCCTATGATCCTGGTCCCCGGCAATGCCGAGAGTGTCGAAGAATTGCGCGCCGCCGCGCCAGTGACCGCTGAGGTGCTGCACGGAACTGAATACACCGTCGATGGGGTGACCTTCTTCGGCCTCGGCTACGGTGTGCCACCGACACCCTTTGGCGACTGGTCTTGCGACCTGAGCGAAGCTGCGGCAGGCGTTTTGCTGGACGCCTGCGATGCCGCTGATGTTTTCATCCTGCATTCCCCGCCCAAAGGCGTGGCTGACCTGACCTCCGCTGGCATGTCAGTCGGCTCCACCGCGATCCGCGATGCCATCACCCGCGTTCAGCCCAAACTGGCCGTTTGCGGTCATATCCACGACAGCTGGGGCCAGACCGGACAGATTGGCGCAACGCGTATTGTCAATCTCGGGCCACGCCCCAATTGGTTCGATATCTGA